One Trichomycterus rosablanca isolate fTriRos1 chromosome 10, fTriRos1.hap1, whole genome shotgun sequence DNA window includes the following coding sequences:
- the LOC134322036 gene encoding uncharacterized protein LOC134322036, with amino-acid sequence MAEGAVRMALAKIKSKKLCKEVESGELRDLSPEDLEKANEVKEAALEILQDALDKELYGHYQRAYSKSCRELKDPLTCFSLLTKEFLEQMIEKMKKVRFLKDPKPKKEGIIAYVYPDDETCTVHLCPIFWMLSDQLSKDSKPGSLIHEVSHFLGTEDAAYDLVCIEGEDVMGAFLGRVVAYKEDEDGYLIENTDRKPLKDCDPEKYNNNANNIEYEFEIIHSHKTPYSAEDQKYPCCGEKRINSVCAISNIEDYIRKAPQQE; translated from the exons ATGGCTGAAGGAGCTGTGAGAATGGCGCTGGCCAAAATCAAAAGTAAAAAGCTCTGCAAAGAAGTAGAGTCTGGTGAACTGAGAGATTTGAGTCCTGAAGATCTAGAAAAAGCGAATGAGGTGAAGGAAGCAGCTCTGGAGATTCTGCAGGACGCACTGGACAAGGAGCTGTACGGACACTATCAGAGAGCTTATTCAAAATCATGCAGGGAGTTAAAAGATCCTCTTACATGCTTCTCACTCTTGACTAAAGAGTTCCTGGAACAGATGATTGAGAAAATGAAGAAGGTGCGTTTTTTGAAGGACCCTAAACCGAAGAAAGAAGGAATAATTGCCTACGTTTATCCAGACGACGAGACTTGTACCGTGCACTTGTGTCCCATTTTCTGGATGCTCAGTGACCAGCTGTCGAAGGACAGCAAGCCTGGTTCTCTTATCCACGAGGTCTCACACTTCCTCGGCACTGAGGATGCTGCGTATGACTTAGTGTGCATAGAAGGTGAAGACGTTATGGGTGCTTTCTTGGGGAGGGTTGTGGCGTACAAGGAAGATGAAGATGGATACCTGATAGAAAACACTGATAGAAAACCTTTGAAAGATTGTGATCCTGAGAAATACAACAACAATGCAAACAACATTGAGTATGAGTTTGAAATTATTCACAGCCACAAAACACCTTATTCTGCTGAGGACCAGAAGTACCCGTGCTGTGGTGAAAAGAGGATCAACTCCGTTTGTGCAATAAGTAACATAGAGGATTACATCAGAAAAGCACC CCAACAAGAATAA
- the LOC134322038 gene encoding uncharacterized protein LOC134322038 gives MAVAKMKSKKLCKTVQAGNLRNLSPEDLGKANEVKAAALEILQDALNKELYVGDPPKFYPSCTLDKDPRRYCAVLTKEFLEQMIEKMKKVRFLKDPEPEEEGIIAYVKPDDETCTVHLCPVFWMLSDRLSRDSKPGSLIHEVSHFLGTEDATYDFVCIETHENMGCLLGAAVAYVEDEKEGGMKVHSILGGSNTELFSKKNANNIEYEFEIILNHRVPYSTEDEKYRCCGETRINSVCPERDIHYYIHRKKPY, from the exons ATGGCGGTGGccaaaatgaaaagtaaaaagctcTGCAAAACAGTACAGGCTGGTAACCTGAGAAATTTAAGTCCTGAAGATCTAGGAAAAGCGAATGAAGTGAAGGCAGCGGCTCTGGAGATTCTGCAGGATGCACTAAACAAAGAGCTGTATGTAGGAGACCCTCCTAAATTCTATCCATCATGCACCTTGGACAAAGATCCAAGGAGATACTGCGCAGTCCTGACTAAAGAGTTCCTGGAACAGATGATTGAGAAGATGAAGAAGGTGCGTTTTTTGAAGGACCCTGAACCGGAGGAAGAAGGAATTATTGCCTACGTTAAACCAGACGACGAGACTTGTACCGTGCACTTGTGTCCTGTTTTCTGGATGCTCAGTGACCGGCTGTCGAGGGACAGCAAGCCTGGTTCTCTCATCCACGAGGTCTCACACTTCCTCGGCACTGAGGATGCTACGTATGACTTTGTGTGCATAGAAACCCACGAGAACATGGGCTGTCTCCTCGGAGCGGCTGTGGCGTACGTGGAGGATGAAAAAGAAGGAGGCATGAAAGTTCACAGCATTTTGGGAGGCTCTAATACTGAATTATTCAGTAAGAAAAACGCAAACAACATTGAGTATGAGTTCGAAATTATTCTAAACCACCGAGTGCCTTATTCCACTGAAGATGAGAAGTACCGGTGCTGTGGTGAAACGAGGATCAACTCCGTTTGTCCAGAACGTGACATACATTATTACATACACCGCAAAAAACCCTA TTAA